A genome region from Hippopotamus amphibius kiboko isolate mHipAmp2 chromosome 1, mHipAmp2.hap2, whole genome shotgun sequence includes the following:
- the HAPLN1 gene encoding hyaluronan and proteoglycan link protein 1 yields MKSLLLLVLISICWADHSDNYTVDHERVIHIQAENGPRLLVEADQAKVFSHRGGNVTLPCKFYRDPTAFGSGTHKIRIKWTKLTSDYLKEVDVFVSMGYHKKTYGGYQGRVFLKGGSDDDASLVITDLTLEDYGRYKCEVIEGLEDDTAVVALDLQGVVFPYFPRLGRYNLNFHEAQQACLDQDAVIASFDQLYDAWRGGLDWCNAGWLSDGSVQYPITKPREPCGGQNTVPGVRNYGFWDKDKSRYDVFCFTSNFNGRFYYLIHPTKLTYDEAVQACLKDGAQIAKVGQIFAAWKLLGYDRCDAGWLADGSVRYPISRPRRRCSPTEAAVRFVGFPDKKHKLYGVYCFRAYN; encoded by the exons CAGAAAATGGCCCCCGTCTACTCGTGGAAGCAGACCAAGCCAAGGTGTTCTCACATAGAGGTGGCAACGTTACACTGCCGTGTAAATTTTACCGAGACCCTACAGCATTCGGCTCAGGAACTCACAAAATCCGAATTAAGTGGACCAAGCTAACTTCAGATTACCTCAAGGAAGTGGATGTTTTTGTTTCCATGGGATACCACAAGAAAACCTATGGAGGCTACCAGGGTAGAGTGTTTCTGAAAGGAGGCAGTGATGATGATGCTTCCCTGGTGATCACAGACCTTACCCTGGAGGATTATGGGAGATATAAGTGCGAGGTGATTGAAGGATTAGAAGACGATACTGCTGTGGTAGCATTAGATTTACAAG GTGTGGTATTCCCATATTTTCCACGACTGGGGCGCTACAATCTCAATTTTCATGAGGCACAGCAGGCTTGCCTGGACCAGGATGCTGTGATAGCCTCCTTTGATCAGCTGTATGATGCCTGGCGGGGTGGGCTGGACTGGTGCAATGCTGGCTGGCTCAGTGATGGGTCTGTGCAATATCCCATCACAAAACCGAGAGAACCCTGTGGAGGCCAGAACACAGTGCCCGGCGTCAGGAACTACGGGTTTTGGGACAAAGATAAAAGCAGATATGATGTCTTCTGTTTTACATCCAACTTCAATG GCCGATTTTACTACCTGATTCACCCCACCAAGCTGACCTACGACGAAGCGGTGCAGGCTTGTCTCAAGGATGGTGCTCAGATTGCTAAAGTGGGCCAGATATTCGCTGCCTGGAAACTTCTGGGATATGACCGTTGTGATGCAGGCTGGTTGGCGGACGGCAGTGTCCGCTACCCCATCTCTAGGCCAAGAAGGCGCTGCAGTCCTACTGAGGCTGCAGTGCGCTTTGTGGGTTTCCCAGACAAAAAGCATAAGCTGTATGGTGTCTACTGCTTCAGAGCATACAACTGA